A stretch of DNA from Gimesia chilikensis:
CCTGCCTTTGATCCGAGCATTTCGTGTGCGGGAAGCGAATCTCGAATCAATCGCCGCCTATCTGTCTGACTGTGATCGCTGTGGCAAACGCCCGGATTACCTGTTGATCGACGCTTATTCACCAGATGCCTTTGGGGGGACCGGCAAAGTGGCTCCCTGGGCGGTGATTCAGGAATATTATCAGTTTACCGAGTGGCCGCCCCTGATTCTGGCGGGAGGACTGACCCCCGAGAATGTCGCGGAAGCGATCGCCGCGGTGCAGCCCTTTGGCGTGGATACCGCCAGCGGAGTGGAATCGGCACCGGGGATTAAAAGTGAGGAACTGGTGGCATCCTTTCTCAAACGCACAAAAAAAGCGTGAAATTTCGATCGTCTAACTGGTATAATACGACACAGCTCACGAATGAAAGATGAAGAATCAGAACAGTTTTTTGCAACTGCCTTGAGAATCCCGAGTTCGAGCTCTACCATATATCTCAGACCGGAGTGTCTGAGTATGTGGCGCTGAGTCACTTTGAAAAACAG
This window harbors:
- a CDS encoding phosphoribosylanthranilate isomerase, which translates into the protein MWTKICGIRDAETARMVADLGASALGLNFYAPSPRCISVETAGEIAEAVSKNDVALVGLFVNHSLEDIETICQDISLDLLQLHGDESPEFLAKLAERLPNLPLIRAFRVREANLESIAAYLSDCDRCGKRPDYLLIDAYSPDAFGGTGKVAPWAVIQEYYQFTEWPPLILAGGLTPENVAEAIAAVQPFGVDTASGVESAPGIKSEELVASFLKRTKKA